One genomic window of Deltaproteobacteria bacterium HGW-Deltaproteobacteria-6 includes the following:
- the recJ gene encoding single-stranded-DNA-specific exonuclease RecJ produces MIAAKLQFKEENMLEEGHLPVTQWKLKDSGNNNIVESLAKEFGIPRIISQLILNRHVDSLEDAYQYLHPSLNDLHSPFLMQDMKKGVTRLINAIYAGEEIVIYGDYDADGITSVVILYKFIKELTSHVSYYIPDRVLEGYGLKNPVIDQFKSKNVKLIITVDCGVSDVEQIAYAKSIGIDTIVLDHHEISDQLPVAVACINPNRSDCLFPFKHLAGVGIAFYFLIALRGTLRKEGFWKDGKYPNLKEYLDVVALGTIGDIAPLARENRIFAKIGLELVTEGKRPGIKALKEVSGIDGQIIDSFKASFCLIPRINAAGRIASPLDAVELLLAENMAEARPLAEKLDLHNRRRQAMEKDILKDILGQLGTNPDLENMNALVFSSEKWHPGVVGIVASRLVDLYSRPTFVISIKNGVGKGSGRSVSDFNIHKGLQQCAPLLLSFGGHYRAAGISIKEDDIDEFACMLDEIIRNTVQASEMVSHTFIDAECDLQDINIDLISQMTKLAPFGCENPEPILCARNIKALSPVIVGNNHLKMRLTSNGASLNAIWFGMGKHLGAINGANLDVVFSPQINYWNGSSDVQLKIKDAAVLS; encoded by the coding sequence ATGATAGCCGCAAAATTACAATTCAAAGAAGAAAACATGCTCGAAGAAGGACACCTGCCGGTAACACAATGGAAGCTTAAAGATTCCGGCAATAATAATATAGTAGAATCGCTGGCGAAGGAATTTGGCATCCCCCGGATCATTTCTCAATTGATATTAAACCGGCATGTTGACAGCCTGGAAGATGCTTACCAATATCTTCATCCTTCACTCAATGATCTGCACAGCCCTTTTCTGATGCAGGACATGAAGAAAGGCGTGACCAGACTGATCAACGCCATTTATGCCGGCGAAGAAATTGTTATCTACGGCGACTACGATGCTGACGGCATCACCTCGGTCGTTATTCTTTATAAATTTATCAAAGAACTGACCTCGCATGTATCCTATTATATTCCGGACAGGGTGCTGGAAGGTTACGGCCTGAAAAATCCGGTCATCGACCAATTCAAAAGCAAAAACGTCAAACTGATTATTACGGTGGATTGCGGTGTTTCCGATGTCGAACAAATCGCTTACGCGAAGTCCATCGGCATCGACACGATTGTGCTGGACCATCATGAAATATCCGATCAGCTTCCAGTAGCGGTCGCCTGCATAAATCCGAACCGATCCGATTGCTTATTTCCCTTTAAACATCTGGCCGGCGTCGGGATTGCCTTCTATTTTCTCATCGCTCTGCGGGGGACTTTGCGTAAAGAAGGCTTCTGGAAAGATGGAAAATATCCCAACCTGAAAGAATATCTGGACGTTGTAGCCTTGGGAACAATCGGCGATATCGCTCCGCTCGCCCGCGAAAACCGGATATTTGCTAAAATTGGTTTGGAACTGGTCACTGAAGGCAAACGCCCCGGTATCAAGGCCCTCAAAGAAGTCAGTGGTATTGATGGGCAGATCATCGATTCCTTTAAGGCCTCTTTCTGCCTGATACCCCGTATTAATGCGGCAGGAAGAATTGCTTCTCCGCTGGATGCGGTTGAACTGCTCCTGGCGGAGAATATGGCTGAGGCCCGTCCGCTTGCCGAGAAGCTTGATTTGCATAACCGGCGGCGCCAGGCCATGGAAAAAGATATCCTCAAAGACATTCTCGGACAGTTGGGAACAAACCCCGATCTGGAAAATATGAACGCTTTGGTTTTTTCTTCCGAAAAATGGCATCCCGGCGTCGTGGGCATTGTGGCCTCACGCCTGGTGGATCTATACAGCCGTCCGACTTTTGTCATCAGCATTAAAAACGGCGTAGGTAAAGGGTCCGGCCGCAGCGTTTCTGATTTTAATATTCATAAGGGCTTGCAGCAGTGCGCGCCGCTGTTGTTGTCTTTCGGCGGCCACTATCGGGCAGCGGGAATTTCCATTAAAGAGGATGATATTGACGAATTTGCCTGCATGCTGGATGAAATTATCCGGAATACCGTTCAAGCCTCGGAAATGGTTTCTCATACTTTTATTGACGCGGAATGCGATCTTCAGGATATCAACATCGATCTGATCAGTCAGATGACAAAACTTGCGCCCTTCGGCTGTGAGAATCCCGAACCGATCCTTTGCGCCCGCAACATCAAGGCATTGTCACCTGTCATTGTCGGCAACAACCACCTTAAAATGCGCCTGACGTCAAACGGAGCATCATTGAATGCCATCTGGTTCGGCATGGGCAAACATCTGGGCGCCATTAACGGAGCAAATCTGGATGTTGTATTTTCCCCTCAGATTAATTACTGGAACGGTTCATCCGATGTTCAGCTGAAAATTAAGGACGCTGCCGTTCTGTCTTAA
- a CDS encoding AMP-binding protein — MLKPTAAANAGCKGGLMKKYFDVRENSSIKERKATQDQALSAMLKLGYKKSTALKKILDRHKINPAKIKTREDLESLPVTSREKLVEMEMKHPPYAGLENPSISIDRIFTSPGPVYEPHLSETDYLWARAFFAAGIGPKDVALNAFSYHLVAAGLTFHNGLRKVGATVVPSGTSSSQVQVQLIKDLKVTAYVGTPSFLMSIITKARELGFNFKKDFRVKKACFAAEPLLPSLRQAFEKEYGIDTYQMYGATEVGDVAYECSRKSGWHICEETIVEIVDPTTGKNVAPGELGEVVVTRLIDIFFLLRFGTGDLSRLITEKCSCGRTAYRLAGIAGRVGDAVKVRGLFIAPSQLKMISAKFNNLPLQAIVSRKGHEDVLTLRLEKVNQETGSAIWDNNFKKIFKEICTVKIDEIQYVEAGLITPDQKLILDQRQW; from the coding sequence ATGTTAAAGCCTACCGCCGCCGCAAACGCTGGCTGTAAAGGGGGACTTATGAAAAAATATTTCGACGTCAGAGAAAATTCCTCAATAAAAGAGCGCAAGGCAACACAGGATCAGGCGCTGTCCGCCATGCTGAAACTGGGATATAAAAAGTCAACCGCATTAAAAAAAATACTCGACAGGCACAAAATCAATCCCGCAAAAATTAAAACACGGGAAGATCTGGAAAGTTTACCGGTCACATCTCGGGAAAAACTGGTGGAAATGGAGATGAAGCATCCGCCTTATGCGGGACTGGAAAATCCTTCAATATCCATCGACCGCATTTTTACCTCACCGGGACCGGTTTATGAACCGCATCTTTCCGAAACGGACTATCTGTGGGCGAGAGCATTTTTCGCGGCGGGTATCGGGCCCAAAGACGTTGCCCTTAATGCCTTTTCCTATCATCTTGTCGCTGCCGGACTGACGTTTCACAACGGATTGCGCAAAGTCGGGGCGACGGTTGTTCCTTCCGGCACATCCTCATCGCAGGTTCAGGTCCAACTGATCAAGGATTTGAAAGTGACTGCCTACGTCGGCACACCGAGCTTCCTGATGTCCATCATCACAAAAGCCCGGGAGCTGGGTTTTAATTTCAAAAAAGATTTCCGGGTAAAAAAAGCCTGCTTTGCCGCCGAGCCGCTGCTGCCTTCATTGCGACAGGCCTTTGAAAAAGAATACGGCATTGATACCTATCAGATGTATGGGGCAACCGAGGTAGGCGATGTGGCTTATGAATGCTCACGGAAATCCGGCTGGCACATCTGCGAGGAAACGATCGTGGAAATTGTCGATCCAACAACCGGAAAGAATGTAGCGCCGGGTGAATTAGGCGAAGTCGTCGTAACCCGCCTCATTGATATTTTCTTTCTGCTGCGTTTCGGCACAGGCGATTTATCGCGATTGATCACCGAAAAATGCTCCTGCGGCCGAACGGCCTACCGGCTTGCCGGTATTGCGGGCAGGGTAGGGGATGCCGTGAAAGTCCGCGGGTTGTTTATCGCCCCGAGTCAACTCAAAATGATTTCAGCCAAATTCAACAATCTGCCATTGCAGGCAATTGTCAGCCGCAAAGGTCACGAGGATGTTTTAACGCTACGTCTAGAGAAGGTAAATCAAGAAACAGGTTCGGCCATCTGGGATAATAACTTTAAGAAGATCTTTAAGGAAATTTGCACGGTCAAAATTGATGAGATTCAATATGTGGAAGCAGGCTTGATTACGCCTGATCAGAAGTTGATTCTTGACCAGAGGCAGTGGTAG